From a single Elgaria multicarinata webbii isolate HBS135686 ecotype San Diego chromosome 18, rElgMul1.1.pri, whole genome shotgun sequence genomic region:
- the TRPV4 gene encoding transient receptor potential cation channel subfamily V member 4: protein MAEPEDSPHPSPGEAPAEEASPQNDAFPLSSLANLFESEDGGAEAARSPPGSGDGKQNLRMKFHGAFRKGVPNPMDLLESTIYESSVVPGPKKAPMDSLFDYGTYRHHPSNNKQRRKKALEKKRPSTKGPAPHPPPILKIFNRPILFDIVSRGSTDDLDGLLPFLLTHKKRLTDEEFREPSTGKTCLPKALLNLNNGKNDTIPLLLDIAEKTGSMREFINSPFRDVYYRGQTALHIAIERRCKHYVELLVEKGADVHAQARGRFFQPKDEGGYFYFGELPLSLAACTNQPHIVHYLAENAHKQADLRRQDSRGNSVLHALVAIADNTRENTKFVTKMYDLLLIKAAKVFPDTHLEALLNNDGLSPLMMAAKSGKIGMFQHIIRREIKDEDARHLSRKFKDWAYGPVYSSLYDLSSLDTCGEEVSVLEILVYNSKIENRHEMLAVEPINELLRDKWRKFGAVSFYISVVSYLCAMVIFTLVAYYRPLEGIPPYPYTTTTDYLRLAGEIVTLFTGVLFFFTNIKDLFLKKCPGVNSFFIDGSFQLLYFIYSVLVLVAAALYLAGIEAYLAVMVFALVLGWMNALYFTRGLKLTGTYSIMIQKILFKDLFRFLLVYVLFMIGYASALVSLLNPCPSIEACDEGRANCTAPAYPSCRDSKTFSTFLLDLFKLTIGMGDLEMIENAKYPGVFVILLVTYIILTFVLLLNMLIALMGETVGQVSKESKQIWKLQWATTILDIERSFPVFVRKAFRSGEMVTVGKSLDGTPDRRWCFRVDEVNWSHWNQNLGIINEDPGKNDTYQYYGFSHTVGRLRRDRWSTVVPRVVELNKNSHPDEVVVPLESVRSPQANEHKPSYPQSWRREDSHI from the exons ATGGCAGAGCCCGAGGATTCGCCGCACCCCAGCCCTGGCGAGGCCCCGGCGGAAGAGGCCTCCCCCCAGAACGACGCCTTCCCTCTCTCGTCGCTGGCCAACCTGTTTGAGAGCGAAGACGGCGGCGCCGAGGCCGCCCGGAGCCCGCCGGGGTCCGGAGACGGCAAGCAGAACCTGCGGATGAAATTCCACGGGGCCTTCCGCAAGGGAGTCCCCAACCCCATGGACCTCCTGGAATCCACCATCTACGAGTCTTCGGTCGTGCCGGGGCCCAAGAAGGCTCCCATGGACTCGCTCTTCGACTACGGCACCTACCGCCACCACCCCAGCAACAACAAACAGAGGCGCAAGAAAGCCCTGGA GAAGAAACGCCCCAGCACCAAAGGGCCGGCCCCCCACCCGCCGCCCATCCTCAAGATCTTCAATCGGCCCATCCTCTTTGACATCGTCTCCCGGGGTTCCACGGACGACCTGGACGGCCTCCTGCCCTTCCTGCTCACCCACAAGAAACGCCTGACGGACGAGGAGTTTCGAG AACCCTCGACCGGCAAGACGTGCCTCCCCAAAGCCCTGCTCAACTTGAACAATGGCAAGAATGACACCATCCCACTGCTGCTGGACATCGCCGAGAAAACGGGCAGCATGAGAGAATTCATCAACTCGCCCTTCCGCGACGTCTACTACCGAG GTCAGACGGCGCTGCACATCGCGATTGAGCGGCGTTGCAAGCACTACGTGGAGCTGCTGGTGGAGAAAGGGGCCGACGTCCATGCCCAGGCCCGTGGCCGCTTCTTCCAGCCCAAGGACGAGGGCGGCTACTTCTACTTCG GCGAGCTGCCCCTCTCCCTGGCGGCCTGCACCAACCAGCCCCACATCGTCCACTACCTGGCGGAGAATGCCCACAAGCAGGCCGACCTGCGTCGCCAGGACTCCCGGGGCAACTCGGTGCTCCACGCCCTGGTGGCCATCGCCGACAACACCCGCGAGAACACCAAGTTCGTCACCAAGATGTACGACCTGCTGCTGATCAAGGCCGCCAAGGTCTTCCCCGACACCCACCTGGAGGCCCTGCTTAACAACGACGGCCTCTCGCCCCTCATGATGGCGGCCAAAAGTGGGAAGATCGGG atgttccagCACATCATCCGTCGGGAGATCAAGGACGAAGACGCCCGCCACCTCTCCCGGAAGTTCAAGGACTGGGCCTACGGGCCCGTCTACTCCTCCCTCTACGACCTTTCCTCCCTGGACACGTGTGGCGAGGAAGTTTCGGTGTTGGAGATCCTGGTGTACAATAGCAAAATTGAG AACCGCCACGAGATGTTGGCCGTGGAACCCATCAACGAGCTCTTGCGGGACAAATGGCGCAAGTTCGGCGCCGTCTCCTTCTACATCAGCGTGGTCTCCTACCTCTGCGCCATGGTCATCTTCACCCTGGTGGCCTACTACCGCCCCCTGGAGGGCATC CCCCCGTACCcgtacaccaccaccaccgactACCTGCGCCTCGCTGGGGAGATCGTCACGCTTTTCACGGGCgtcctcttcttcttcaccaaC ATCAAAGACCTCTTCCTGAAGAAATGCCCAGGGGTGAATTCCTTCTTCATAGATGGCTCCTTCCAGTTGCTCTA CTTCATCTATTCGGTGCTGGTCCTGGTCGCCGCCGCCCTGTACCTGGCGGGCATCGAGGCCTACCTGGCCGTCATGGTTTTCGCGCTGGTGTTGGGCTGGATGAACGCGCTCTACTTCACCCGAGGACTCAAGCTGACAGGGACCTACAGTATCATGATCCAGAAG ATCCTGTTCAAAGACCTCTTCCGCTTCCTGCTTGTCTACGTGCTTTTCATGATCGGCTACGCGTCAG CGTTGGTCTCCTTGCTGAACCCTTGCCCCAGCATCGAGGCCTGCGACGAGGGGCGCGCCAACTGCACGGCGCCCGCTTACCCCTCTTGCCGGGACAGCAAGACGTTCAGCACCTTCCTGTTGGACCTCTTCAAGCTCACCATCGGCATGGGCGACCTGGAGATGATCGAGAACGCGAAATACCCCGGCGTCTTCGTCATCCTCCTGGTCACCTACATCATCCTCACCTTCGTCCTCCTGTTGAACATGCTCATCGCCCTCATGGGGGAGACCGTGGGCCAGGTGTCCAAGGAGAGCAAGCAGATCTGGAAGCTCCAG TGGGCTACCACCATCCTGGATATCGAGAGATCCTTCCCTGTGTTCGTCAGGAAAGCTTTCCGCTCGGGAGAGATGGTCACCGTTGGGAAGTCCTTGGACGGGACGCCCGACCGACGGTGGTGTTTCAG ggTTGACGAAGTGAACTGGTCTCACTGGAACCAGAATTTGGGCATCATCAATGAAGACCCCGGCAAGAACGACACCTACCAATACTACGGCTTCTCCCACACGGTGGGCCGGCTGCGTCGAG ATCGCTGGTCAACGGTGGTTCCGCGGGTGGTGGAGCTGAACAAGAACTCCCATCCGGACGAGGTGGTGGTCCCCCTGGAGAGCGTGCGATCGCCCCAGGCGAATGAACACAAACCAAGTTACCCCCAGAGCTGGAGGAGGGAAGACTCTCACATCTAA